A genomic region of Serratia fonticola contains the following coding sequences:
- a CDS encoding fimbria/pilus outer membrane usher protein, producing the protein MSGRWRAIVNLEWCPPFLNFVFIAGVILLTPATLAYAEDSDAIEFNESFLRSSVDVRQFSSGNPVTPGVHRIDLYLNDQWKGRQDVNFSLPSRETHVARPCYNLKLLSAFDIALDKLSKEVLARLQQGEQCSDLSELVPGAEADFDSGGQRLDVRAPQVLLQHEARGYVSPELWDNGITAATLQYDYNAYRADHSGAAAQSNQFLGLRGGLNWDVWRLRYRASTNWNDEQGFRYQSDQTYLERPLVDWRSRLVLGQSTTDGQVFDSVGFMGAQISSDDRMYSDSQRGFAPVVRGIANTNALVRVSQRGTQIYETTVPPGPFVIDDLYPTGSGGDLLVTVTEADGTERSFTVTYASIAELLRPGVTHYSLMAGKYRNNALNEEPAIAMGTLRHGFTNLLTGYTGVIGAEGYVAASGGLAFNTDFGALSVDVTQAQTQFENRPGEQGQSLRFTYAKILPVVDTNITLASYRYSSSGFYNVDDAMMLRDRDRYDSSFDSYTTWKRRNRFQINASQSLPEGFGSVSLNASVQDYWDHNETDSEYQLSYNNHYKKLNYSVNFARSRNVITGGWDNKAMLTLSIPLGSSERAPYLTSSYVQQKDHQGLQNSLSGSLGEDRQYNYSAFTNYDYYKNNGNTVSGGVNGAWASPYATVGGSLSAGQGYQQYGATMSGGVVAYSGGVVFTPMLGETSAIVEAENAKGARVTNYSGLRLDKSGKAVVPYLSPYRQNTVELDPKGLSRDVELKYTSQNIAPTAGAVGLLRYETESGYSVLVTVRNVSDEPLPFGASVTDEQQHSVGYIAQAGEGLLRVSKAKGQLTVKWGEGAGESCRFNYQLPVSTPEGERDYRRLDAVCQ; encoded by the coding sequence ATGAGCGGACGTTGGCGGGCAATAGTAAACCTTGAGTGGTGCCCACCATTTCTCAATTTTGTTTTTATCGCGGGTGTTATTCTACTGACACCCGCAACGTTGGCCTATGCGGAAGATTCAGACGCGATAGAGTTCAATGAGTCCTTTCTGCGTTCCTCTGTTGATGTCAGACAATTCTCCAGCGGTAACCCGGTTACTCCTGGGGTTCACCGTATCGATCTCTACCTGAACGATCAATGGAAGGGGCGGCAGGACGTTAATTTCTCTTTACCCTCGCGAGAAACCCATGTTGCCCGTCCGTGTTACAACCTGAAATTGCTGAGTGCTTTCGACATTGCGCTGGATAAGCTCAGTAAAGAAGTACTGGCGCGCCTGCAGCAAGGGGAGCAGTGCAGTGATTTGAGTGAGTTGGTACCCGGTGCAGAGGCAGATTTTGACAGTGGCGGCCAGCGGCTGGATGTTCGCGCTCCACAGGTTTTGCTGCAACATGAAGCGCGTGGCTATGTCAGTCCAGAACTGTGGGACAACGGCATTACGGCCGCGACGCTGCAATACGATTACAACGCTTATCGTGCCGATCATTCCGGTGCCGCGGCACAAAGCAACCAGTTTCTGGGGTTGCGCGGCGGGCTTAACTGGGATGTATGGCGCCTGCGCTATCGGGCCTCTACCAACTGGAATGACGAGCAGGGCTTCCGTTATCAAAGCGATCAGACCTATCTGGAGAGGCCGTTGGTTGACTGGCGCAGCCGGTTGGTCCTTGGCCAATCGACTACCGATGGTCAAGTGTTCGACAGCGTTGGCTTTATGGGGGCACAGATAAGTTCTGACGATCGTATGTACAGCGATTCCCAGCGTGGCTTTGCCCCGGTGGTGCGTGGTATCGCCAATACTAACGCCTTGGTGCGCGTCAGCCAGCGTGGTACTCAGATCTATGAAACCACCGTGCCGCCGGGGCCATTCGTTATTGACGATCTCTACCCTACCGGCAGCGGCGGCGATCTGTTGGTGACGGTAACCGAGGCCGACGGTACCGAACGTAGTTTTACCGTGACCTATGCCTCCATTGCCGAACTGTTGCGTCCCGGCGTGACTCACTATTCCTTGATGGCGGGCAAGTATCGTAATAACGCGCTGAATGAAGAGCCGGCTATTGCGATGGGGACTTTGCGGCACGGCTTTACCAACTTGCTTACGGGTTATACCGGCGTGATCGGTGCAGAAGGCTATGTGGCCGCTTCCGGTGGTTTGGCTTTCAATACTGATTTTGGCGCGCTGTCGGTGGATGTTACTCAGGCGCAGACGCAGTTTGAAAATCGCCCTGGCGAACAGGGGCAGAGTTTGCGTTTCACCTATGCCAAGATTTTGCCGGTGGTGGATACCAATATCACCTTGGCCAGCTACCGTTATTCCAGCTCGGGATTTTATAACGTTGATGACGCCATGATGCTGCGCGATCGTGACAGGTACGACAGCAGCTTTGATTCCTACACCACCTGGAAACGCCGCAACCGCTTCCAGATTAACGCTTCTCAGTCTCTGCCTGAGGGGTTTGGCTCTGTTTCTTTGAATGCCAGCGTGCAGGATTATTGGGACCATAATGAAACCGATAGCGAATATCAGCTCAGTTATAACAATCATTATAAGAAGCTCAATTACTCGGTTAATTTTGCCCGTAGCCGCAATGTGATCACCGGAGGGTGGGACAACAAAGCCATGTTAACGCTGTCGATCCCATTAGGATCCAGCGAACGCGCCCCTTATCTGACCAGCAGCTATGTTCAGCAAAAGGATCACCAGGGCCTGCAGAACTCGTTATCCGGCAGCCTGGGGGAGGATCGTCAGTACAATTACAGTGCGTTTACCAACTACGACTATTATAAAAATAACGGCAACACGGTCAGCGGTGGCGTTAATGGGGCGTGGGCTTCACCTTATGCCACCGTGGGGGGCAGCCTTTCTGCCGGTCAGGGTTATCAGCAATACGGTGCCACGATGTCTGGTGGCGTGGTGGCTTACAGTGGCGGAGTGGTCTTTACGCCGATGCTGGGTGAAACCTCTGCCATCGTTGAGGCGGAGAATGCCAAAGGGGCTCGCGTCACCAACTACAGTGGATTACGTTTGGATAAAAGCGGCAAAGCCGTGGTGCCTTATCTCAGCCCTTATCGGCAGAATACCGTTGAGCTGGATCCGAAAGGGCTTTCCCGTGACGTAGAGCTGAAGTACACCAGCCAGAACATTGCGCCTACCGCAGGGGCGGTCGGGCTGTTGCGTTATGAAACTGAAAGTGGCTATTCGGTTTTGGTGACGGTGCGAAATGTATCTGATGAGCCATTACCCTTTGGTGCGAGCGTGACCGATGAACAACAACATAGCGTTGGATACATCGCCCAGGCAGGAGAAGGTTTATTACGGGTGAGTAAGGCCAAGGGCCAACTGACGGTGAAATGGGGGGAAGGGGCAGGTGAAAGCTGCCGGTTCAACTATCAACTGCCGGTTTCCACGCCTGAAGGTGAGCGTGACTATCGCCGATTGGATGCGGTATGCCAATGA
- a CDS encoding glycogen synthesis protein yields the protein MKTLEKCYVYAKNTSNMDFLASTVAFLEFQGRNVDAKAVAGNMSREQSDSFFKRLNHYRSIYKKQTEPA from the coding sequence ATGAAAACCTTGGAAAAGTGTTATGTGTATGCTAAGAACACGAGCAACATGGATTTTCTCGCTTCTACGGTGGCATTCTTAGAGTTCCAGGGACGTAACGTCGATGCTAAAGCCGTGGCGGGTAATATGTCACGCGAACAGAGCGATAGTTTCTTCAAACGGCTCAACCACTATCGTTCTATTTATAAAAAGCAGACAGAGCCTGCATAA
- a CDS encoding molecular chaperone produces the protein MAAFNRSSLTVKPWWLSAVMLAVLFAFLILLPAVHAEIYLGTTRLIVNAQDKEATLRVSNEGQAPVLLQIWLDTGDSEAAPEKIATPFTVAPPILRLDGKRSQRLRVLFTGRGTPLPADRESVFWLNVLEIPQKVTSKTASQVQMAFRTRIKLFYRPQALLGISTTHIQEQLRFRLVKQASGPVVMVSNPTPFHQTLLEISLGRDKNQLVATLTPENGMVAPRGQADFALKQTKGMVGAGMKVFYSVLDDFGSVVMAEQTLQP, from the coding sequence ATGGCAGCGTTTAATCGTAGTAGCCTAACCGTGAAGCCTTGGTGGCTGAGTGCCGTGATGCTGGCGGTTCTATTTGCCTTCCTCATTCTGTTACCCGCAGTGCATGCCGAAATCTACCTGGGTACAACGCGTTTGATTGTCAATGCCCAAGATAAAGAGGCGACGCTGCGGGTCAGCAATGAGGGGCAAGCCCCGGTTTTGCTGCAAATCTGGCTAGATACCGGTGACAGTGAAGCAGCCCCTGAAAAAATTGCCACGCCATTCACCGTTGCGCCGCCTATCCTGCGTCTGGATGGCAAGCGCTCACAGCGCTTGAGGGTCTTGTTTACGGGCAGAGGTACGCCTTTGCCCGCCGATCGAGAATCGGTCTTTTGGCTAAACGTGTTGGAGATCCCGCAGAAAGTGACCAGCAAAACGGCCAGCCAGGTGCAAATGGCGTTTAGAACCCGCATCAAATTATTCTATCGGCCTCAGGCATTATTAGGCATCAGCACTACCCATATTCAGGAACAACTGCGTTTTCGTCTGGTAAAACAGGCGAGCGGCCCGGTGGTGATGGTCAGTAATCCCACGCCTTTCCACCAGACGTTGCTCGAAATCTCTCTGGGGCGCGATAAAAATCAGCTTGTAGCTACGCTAACGCCAGAAAATGGCATGGTTGCCCCCAGAGGGCAGGCAGATTTTGCCCTGAAGCAAACAAAGGGAATGGTTGGGGCCGGTATGAAGGTGTTTTACTCGGTACTTGATGATTTTGGTTCAGTCGTGATGGCTGAGCAAACTTTGCAGCCATAG
- the ypdK gene encoding membrane protein YpdK, producing MKYFLMGVSFMLVAWVGTFMLMVA from the coding sequence GTGAAATACTTTCTGATGGGCGTTTCATTCATGCTGGTTGCATGGGTAGGCACCTTCATGCTGATGGTTGCCTAA
- a CDS encoding GNAT family N-acetyltransferase produces the protein MKLETPRLLLKSITADDWPLFLRLYQDPMVIRYIADPLPESEIRARFEARLPEWDKHGERWLCLVMREKSSGNALGITGFRPEWSPFQQAEVGFGSLPEGQGKGYGKESLLAVLDFAFNACGFHKMTATVTEGNIASRALLESCGFLLEGTLRDNYRLAGQWCNDWRLGLLAAEFTAWQG, from the coding sequence ATGAAACTGGAAACGCCGCGTCTGTTGCTGAAGTCCATCACTGCCGATGACTGGCCATTATTTTTGCGCCTGTATCAGGATCCGATGGTGATCCGCTATATCGCCGATCCATTACCTGAAAGTGAAATCCGTGCCCGGTTTGAGGCTCGCTTGCCGGAATGGGATAAACACGGCGAGCGTTGGTTGTGCCTGGTCATGAGAGAGAAAAGCAGTGGTAACGCGTTGGGGATCACCGGTTTTCGCCCGGAGTGGTCGCCTTTCCAGCAGGCCGAGGTGGGCTTTGGTAGCCTGCCGGAAGGCCAAGGGAAGGGATATGGCAAAGAGTCATTACTGGCCGTGTTGGATTTTGCCTTCAATGCCTGCGGCTTTCACAAAATGACCGCCACTGTTACCGAGGGGAACATCGCTTCACGCGCTCTGCTGGAGAGCTGTGGTTTCCTGCTGGAAGGTACGCTGCGTGACAATTACCGTCTGGCTGGGCAGTGGTGTAATGATTGGCGATTGGGGTTATTGGCGGCGGAGTTTACGGCGTGGCAAGGATAA
- a CDS encoding fimbrial protein — protein sequence MMTQQHSSYRCSPLQRWRIWFQGLGLLLMLGYGGSASAEGVFDSCARNSGYYQFFDTATIEIGKDSAVGDVIGPWIGSNNATAWNCTPNSNYQQPVQFSVQGYPPYTTRNTIVVDGQTYMLYNTTVKTGLGYIVRWRFTLNGKTTAWQPLTIATGGQQTHAESIIMNYNAGTRFYLGVDAQVRFVKTTTGLTSGAIPLFDPIYLRHLQTYNGNSAVGDLTYMIAQFKSGGTIASGGTCTTPNVNVDLPEASVGEFSGVGSVAGRKAFDLAFNQCPAGLSSIGYSFAATTQVLDATQGVVAPNATSTASGVGIQLLRGNNTPVTFGTVYLLDNYDATAKANYRVPMQAGLFQTGKSVTAGSVNTAITFTLNYK from the coding sequence ATGATGACACAACAGCACAGTTCATACCGTTGTTCACCGCTGCAGCGGTGGCGTATTTGGTTTCAGGGATTGGGCTTGCTGCTGATGTTGGGCTACGGTGGCTCGGCCAGCGCCGAGGGGGTGTTCGATAGCTGTGCACGTAACAGCGGTTATTATCAGTTCTTCGATACTGCAACCATTGAGATTGGTAAAGATAGCGCCGTTGGCGATGTGATAGGCCCCTGGATCGGTTCCAATAACGCTACCGCCTGGAATTGCACGCCGAACAGCAACTACCAGCAACCGGTGCAGTTCAGCGTACAAGGCTATCCGCCTTATACCACGCGCAACACCATCGTAGTCGATGGACAAACTTACATGCTGTATAACACCACGGTAAAAACGGGCCTGGGTTATATCGTTCGCTGGCGCTTTACCCTAAATGGGAAGACTACCGCGTGGCAACCGCTGACCATTGCCACTGGGGGGCAGCAGACCCACGCCGAGTCAATCATCATGAATTACAATGCCGGCACCCGATTTTACCTGGGCGTGGATGCTCAGGTTCGCTTTGTTAAAACCACTACCGGTTTGACCAGCGGCGCGATACCGCTTTTCGATCCTATTTATCTTCGCCATCTGCAGACCTATAACGGCAACTCTGCAGTGGGCGATCTTACCTACATGATTGCCCAGTTTAAAAGCGGTGGGACAATTGCCAGCGGTGGTACCTGTACGACGCCCAACGTCAACGTCGATCTGCCTGAGGCCAGCGTCGGTGAGTTTTCCGGGGTAGGTTCTGTGGCAGGGCGCAAGGCGTTTGATCTGGCGTTCAATCAGTGCCCGGCAGGCTTATCGAGTATCGGTTACAGTTTTGCGGCTACGACGCAAGTACTTGATGCGACGCAGGGGGTTGTCGCACCGAATGCGACCTCTACGGCATCAGGGGTGGGGATCCAGTTACTGCGTGGCAACAATACGCCGGTGACCTTCGGCACCGTTTATCTGTTGGATAACTATGATGCGACGGCAAAAGCCAACTACAGGGTACCGATGCAGGCTGGGCTGTTTCAAACCGGCAAATCGGTCACTGCGGGCAGCGTTAACACCGCTATCACTTTTACCCTGAACTATAAGTAG
- the alaC gene encoding alanine transaminase: protein MSDNTPRRFTRIERLPPYVFNITSELKMAARRRGEDIIDFSMGNPDGPTPPHIVEKLCTVAQREDTHGYSTSRGIPRLRRAISHWYQARYQVDIDPESEAIVTIGSKEGLAHLMLATLDHGDTVLVPNPSYPIHIYGAVIAGAQVRSVPLVDGVDFFGELERAIRETIPRPKMMILGFPSNPTAQCVELDFFERVVALAKQYNVLVIHDLAYADIVYDGWKAPSIMQVPGAKEIAVEFFTLSKSYNMAGWRIGFMVGNPELVNALARIKSYHDYGTFTPLQVAAIAALEGDQQCVLDIAEQYRQRRNVLVKGLHEAGWMVENPKASMYVWAKIPEPYAHLGSLEFAKRLLAEAKVCVSPGIGFGDYGDTHVRFALIENQDRIRQAVRGIKAMFRADGLLKPASK from the coding sequence ATGTCTGATAACACCCCACGCCGTTTCACGCGTATTGAACGCTTGCCCCCTTATGTTTTCAATATCACTTCCGAACTGAAGATGGCGGCGCGCCGCCGCGGTGAAGATATTATTGATTTCAGCATGGGTAACCCGGATGGCCCCACGCCGCCGCACATTGTCGAAAAACTCTGCACCGTCGCGCAGCGTGAAGATACGCATGGCTACTCGACCTCTCGGGGTATTCCTCGTTTACGCCGTGCCATTTCGCACTGGTATCAGGCGCGTTATCAGGTGGATATCGATCCTGAAAGCGAGGCCATTGTCACTATTGGTTCAAAAGAGGGGCTGGCACACCTGATGCTGGCTACGCTCGATCATGGGGATACGGTGCTGGTGCCTAACCCAAGTTACCCTATCCACATTTATGGGGCGGTGATAGCCGGTGCCCAGGTACGTTCCGTGCCGCTGGTGGACGGCGTGGACTTCTTTGGTGAGCTGGAGCGCGCCATCCGTGAAACCATTCCACGGCCAAAAATGATGATCCTGGGCTTCCCGTCTAACCCAACGGCGCAATGCGTGGAGCTGGACTTTTTTGAACGTGTGGTCGCGTTGGCAAAACAGTACAACGTGCTGGTGATCCACGATCTGGCCTATGCCGATATTGTTTACGACGGCTGGAAAGCCCCTTCGATAATGCAGGTTCCCGGTGCCAAAGAGATTGCCGTGGAGTTCTTTACGCTGTCAAAAAGTTACAATATGGCCGGTTGGCGCATCGGCTTTATGGTGGGGAATCCAGAACTGGTTAATGCGCTGGCGCGTATTAAAAGTTATCACGATTATGGCACGTTCACACCGTTACAGGTGGCGGCTATTGCAGCGCTGGAAGGCGATCAGCAATGCGTGCTGGATATTGCCGAGCAGTACCGCCAACGTCGCAACGTGCTGGTGAAAGGCTTGCACGAAGCGGGCTGGATGGTAGAGAACCCGAAAGCCTCCATGTACGTGTGGGCGAAAATCCCTGAGCCTTATGCTCATCTGGGATCGCTGGAGTTTGCCAAACGTCTGCTGGCGGAGGCCAAAGTGTGTGTATCTCCGGGGATCGGCTTTGGTGATTATGGTGATACCCATGTGCGTTTTGCCTTGATCGAGAACCAGGATCGCATTCGTCAGGCGGTACGCGGTATCAAGGCGATGTTCCGCGCAGATGGCTTGCTCAAGCCAGCCAGCAAGTAA
- a CDS encoding winged helix-turn-helix domain-containing protein, producing MKYRFNDRVIFDSDAGTLGRSDLSEEPVLISNPAKRLLLLLIDYYGKPVSRDLIFKKVWDDYGMISSNNNLNQCVSKLRRIIKVMGIDDEVVATVPKLGFMLRKEIQVEFMKEGEAVFTPLSRSPVLAEPSNAIMDNELDFEESADLDDEVELESDVEEMTSASSHTDAPVSTDKKRWGWGIITALVGLVFVLGIGTTMYTTHSFARQEVFLGKAGSCKVFMSTSTSSGVPGATLNQDMLSYVEQRKAECRPDEYLLVVRSNQVRSLISGVNRLFFVRCTILREHRIEFCSGMESDDSPLVL from the coding sequence ATGAAATACAGATTTAATGACCGTGTCATATTTGACAGCGATGCAGGAACCCTGGGGCGAAGTGATTTGTCCGAAGAGCCTGTTCTTATCTCTAACCCCGCCAAACGTTTATTGCTGCTTCTGATTGACTACTACGGTAAACCGGTCAGTCGAGATCTGATATTCAAAAAGGTGTGGGACGACTACGGCATGATTTCCAGCAACAACAACCTTAATCAATGCGTAAGCAAATTGCGCAGGATAATCAAGGTGATGGGAATCGATGACGAGGTCGTTGCGACCGTACCCAAACTGGGGTTTATGTTGCGTAAAGAGATCCAGGTTGAATTCATGAAGGAAGGAGAAGCTGTCTTTACCCCACTTTCCCGTTCACCGGTGTTGGCCGAGCCGTCCAATGCGATAATGGATAATGAACTGGATTTCGAGGAATCAGCCGATCTTGATGATGAGGTTGAGTTGGAAAGCGATGTTGAGGAGATGACCTCAGCGTCCTCCCATACGGATGCGCCGGTTTCCACCGATAAAAAACGTTGGGGGTGGGGGATCATTACAGCGTTGGTCGGGCTTGTCTTTGTACTGGGGATCGGAACGACAATGTACACTACCCATTCATTTGCCAGGCAGGAAGTTTTTCTTGGCAAAGCGGGGAGTTGCAAAGTGTTTATGTCAACATCCACCTCGTCTGGCGTGCCTGGAGCCACTTTGAACCAGGACATGCTGTCTTATGTAGAACAGAGAAAGGCGGAGTGTCGGCCTGATGAGTATCTGTTGGTGGTGCGCAGTAATCAGGTACGCTCATTGATTTCAGGCGTTAATCGTCTGTTTTTTGTCCGTTGCACTATCCTGCGTGAGCACAGAATAGAGTTCTGCTCGGGTATGGAAAGCGACGACTCTCCCTTGGTGCTCTGA
- a CDS encoding DUF1479 domain-containing protein encodes MASLLIDDIPGTIKTVKQQLRQALPNYREVFLALEENIRQQVEQIRQELANDQDPVPQIEAEDILHHRVSEQQKALIKQRGTCAIRGVFPRSQAEGWNQEIGHYLERNNFVERLKNAAEDNYFGKLAASKPQIYGIYWSKPQVEARQHQRMHAVQVFLNSLWETESNGKQHFDPTRVVTYADRTRRRPPNSSSLGLSPHVDSGTIERWLDENFRYVYRHVFSGHWQQYDPFAADGRTEVREIASPAVCSMFRTFQGWTALTPQRTHAGTLNVVPIANAMAYVLLRALQDDVADDDLCDAAPGRALSISEKWHPLLLAGLSPIPDLEPGDTVFWHCDVIHSVENEHHGEFDSNVMYIAAAPGCDKNDAYLQRQLPSFLSGKTPPDFAPDDFEVDFHGRATVEILTSLGKEQLGIK; translated from the coding sequence ATGGCTTCATTACTTATCGATGATATTCCTGGCACTATAAAAACCGTTAAACAGCAGCTGCGCCAGGCGTTACCCAACTATCGCGAAGTCTTTCTGGCTCTGGAAGAGAATATTCGTCAGCAGGTGGAACAAATTCGTCAGGAACTGGCTAATGACCAGGATCCCGTGCCACAAATAGAGGCTGAAGACATTCTGCACCATCGTGTCAGCGAACAGCAAAAAGCCCTGATTAAACAGCGTGGTACCTGTGCCATTCGCGGTGTCTTCCCGCGCAGCCAGGCCGAAGGCTGGAACCAGGAGATTGGTCACTACCTGGAACGTAATAATTTCGTCGAACGGCTGAAAAATGCCGCCGAAGATAACTATTTCGGCAAACTGGCCGCCAGCAAACCACAGATATATGGCATCTACTGGTCTAAACCACAGGTTGAAGCGCGCCAACATCAGCGTATGCATGCCGTTCAGGTGTTTCTCAACAGCCTGTGGGAAACTGAAAGCAACGGTAAACAACACTTTGACCCGACACGCGTTGTCACCTATGCCGACCGTACCCGCCGCCGTCCACCGAACTCGTCTTCTCTGGGTCTCTCTCCCCATGTGGACAGCGGCACCATCGAGCGCTGGCTGGATGAAAACTTCCGTTACGTCTATCGCCACGTCTTCTCTGGCCATTGGCAGCAATACGATCCCTTTGCCGCCGATGGCCGTACCGAAGTCCGCGAAATCGCCTCACCTGCGGTCTGTTCCATGTTCCGTACTTTTCAGGGATGGACGGCACTGACACCACAGCGTACCCATGCCGGTACGTTGAATGTCGTGCCCATTGCCAACGCGATGGCCTACGTGCTGTTGCGTGCTCTGCAAGATGACGTGGCGGACGATGATCTGTGTGATGCCGCCCCTGGCCGAGCTTTATCGATCTCGGAAAAATGGCATCCCCTTTTATTAGCTGGGTTATCCCCTATTCCCGATCTGGAGCCAGGAGATACGGTATTCTGGCATTGTGATGTTATCCACTCGGTAGAAAACGAACATCATGGCGAGTTTGACAGCAACGTAATGTACATTGCTGCCGCGCCGGGTTGTGATAAGAACGATGCTTATTTACAGCGGCAGTTGCCGAGTTTCCTGTCGGGTAAAACACCGCCAGATTTCGCCCCGGATGATTTCGAAGTGGACTTCCATGGCCGCGCCACCGTTGAAATACTGACATCACTGGGTAAAGAACAGCTCGGTATCAAATAA
- a CDS encoding molecular chaperone produces the protein MLNKMLMVSTMTLALAWTAAAQAGVVINATRIIYNEKSGEAIAQLRNQGKSPVLVQSWLDNGDAKSKPDTVKVPFTLTPPVARIDPGKGQALRIVRTGGGLPSNRESLLWLNVLEIPPKATQEMAAGDNLMQFSFRTRIKMFYRPDNLPMSPAQAYEKLDLSLRRGAAGYEIVARNPSPYYLTFRQIEVRSAKNAPILGDLGKTQERMVAPFGELAMKVQGMKSAPAGVKAFYSLIDDFGGDNKNERTLAGNSKP, from the coding sequence ATGCTCAATAAAATGCTTATGGTTTCCACAATGACTTTGGCGCTGGCATGGACCGCTGCCGCTCAGGCTGGCGTTGTCATTAACGCCACTCGCATTATTTACAATGAAAAGAGTGGAGAGGCCATTGCGCAATTGCGTAATCAAGGTAAAAGCCCGGTTCTGGTTCAGTCATGGTTGGATAACGGTGACGCCAAATCAAAACCTGATACCGTTAAAGTTCCCTTTACGCTGACACCGCCTGTTGCCCGTATCGATCCTGGAAAAGGGCAGGCACTGCGTATTGTGCGTACCGGCGGTGGGTTACCAAGTAATCGTGAATCACTGCTGTGGCTCAACGTTTTGGAAATTCCGCCGAAGGCTACCCAGGAGATGGCAGCGGGTGACAACCTGATGCAGTTCTCTTTCCGCACCCGCATCAAAATGTTTTATCGGCCGGATAACCTGCCGATGAGCCCGGCTCAGGCCTACGAGAAGCTGGATCTGAGTTTAAGACGAGGAGCTGCGGGGTATGAAATCGTCGCCAGGAACCCATCACCTTATTACCTCACTTTCCGCCAGATTGAAGTGCGCAGCGCCAAAAACGCGCCGATATTAGGCGATCTGGGTAAAACACAGGAAAGGATGGTTGCGCCATTTGGCGAACTGGCAATGAAGGTGCAAGGAATGAAATCTGCACCGGCAGGCGTAAAAGCGTTTTACAGCCTGATAGATGATTTCGGTGGAGATAATAAAAATGAGCGGACGTTGGCGGGCAATAGTAAACCTTGA
- a CDS encoding fimbrial protein has product MKFYNTKTTLLAAVIGMTFAGSALAADGTITINGTITDTTCDIAVNNQSKNATVTLPTVSTSALASVGATAGTSTFAIVLNNCTGATLNTATTFFEAGDYVDQSSGRLNNSDSGTATGVQIELLNAMQSKIMVGSDFNQGDVPTTISSGSGVMNYFARYYASGNVTPGTVNTQVDYTIIYL; this is encoded by the coding sequence ATGAAATTTTACAACACCAAAACTACCCTGCTGGCTGCTGTTATCGGTATGACGTTTGCTGGCTCTGCCTTGGCAGCTGATGGCACCATTACAATCAATGGCACCATTACCGATACCACTTGCGATATCGCAGTCAACAATCAGTCTAAAAACGCAACGGTAACGCTGCCAACCGTTTCTACTTCTGCGCTGGCCTCCGTAGGGGCAACGGCGGGTACAAGTACCTTCGCCATCGTGCTGAACAATTGCACTGGCGCGACATTGAATACTGCAACCACTTTCTTTGAAGCGGGTGACTACGTTGATCAAAGCTCCGGCCGCCTGAACAATTCAGACTCAGGTACGGCGACCGGTGTTCAGATTGAACTGCTTAACGCCATGCAGAGCAAAATCATGGTGGGGAGTGATTTTAATCAGGGCGATGTACCTACCACGATCTCTAGCGGCAGTGGTGTTATGAACTATTTCGCTCGTTACTATGCCAGTGGAAATGTTACGCCAGGGACGGTCAACACCCAGGTGGATTACACCATCATCTACCTGTAA
- a CDS encoding cytochrome b has protein sequence MGARFAKSQIILHWLTLVMVILTYSAMLLKDSVSDDQVVLVKDLHFNFGISVFVLMLIRLGLRQRYAVPPITPVLEELQALGAKLFHWLLYLLFLSLPVLGFLTLAYGGKQWLLLGWQVPQWVAPDPVMRSLVKRTHETLANIGYFIIAIHTLAALYHHYLRRDDTLRRMMLGK, from the coding sequence ATGGGCGCTCGCTTTGCTAAATCGCAAATCATCCTGCACTGGTTGACACTCGTGATGGTGATCTTGACCTATAGCGCGATGTTATTGAAAGATTCGGTTTCAGATGACCAGGTGGTCTTGGTTAAGGATCTGCACTTTAACTTTGGGATATCGGTGTTTGTGCTGATGCTTATCCGCCTTGGATTGAGGCAGCGTTATGCCGTGCCGCCAATCACGCCGGTGTTGGAAGAATTGCAGGCGTTGGGGGCAAAATTGTTCCATTGGTTGCTTTATTTGCTGTTTTTATCTTTACCCGTGCTGGGTTTTCTGACGTTAGCCTACGGGGGGAAACAATGGCTGTTGCTCGGCTGGCAGGTGCCTCAATGGGTTGCGCCCGATCCGGTGATGCGCAGTCTGGTGAAAAGAACCCATGAGACCTTGGCAAATATTGGGTATTTCATCATTGCTATTCATACGCTGGCTGCGCTCTATCACCATTATTTACGCAGGGATGACACCTTACGCAGAATGATGCTTGGCAAATAG